The segment CTTAGTGGCGGTAACATCAGTCATTCCATTTGTAGTTACATATCTAAATAAACTAGATCCAACTTTAATGATATACCCCAGGTAAAATCGTAAATAAATTCTAATTGAATAAAGTTTATTGTATTCtattataattgaaatttttagtgAAGTTGCCGATTTAGCTAGTAATGTCTACTATAGCACTACCTACATTAAGACACACATGAGAGCTTCGGCTTACGTCATAGGAGTATTAACTGGTTACCTAGTACATTTGATGCAAGCAAAAAGGTAATGTAAtactatattatttaaataaaataaatttgaaattggatatatttgtttttgttttttagcaCAAAATTACCCAAATGGTTTGTACGTGGCTTTTGGTTATTTGCCATTTTCATTGGTGTGGCCTCCATGTTTTCCGTTACACGTTTTTATGTAACTCCCTATAATAATTTGGAAAGTACCATGTATGCTGGTTTTCATAAATTGGGTTGGAATGTGGCTGTTGCTTGGCTTGTTCTATCGGTTACAACGGGTCATGCTCCCGGACTGCAAAAGTTTTTAAGTAGTCGTGCATTTGCTCCTATATCACGTTTGACATATTGTGCTTACCTTTCTAACGGTATAGTTGAATTGTATTATTCGTCTAGTGTAAAGGTGCCAAGTTTTATGGGTTATTTACATTTGGTaagttgaaaatttgtttatttatctatttatttttaattggttGAACCATTATAATGTTAATCATATGTATaggaattttaaatacttttcacACTTCCCaagacaaattttaattaccaacctacatatttattattctttcaATCCATTAATAGTATTTTACATCATTTTCATAATGTCATAATATTCAACAAATTTGGTTTTATCTTTCTAATTGACCTTCAAAATTTCTTCACATTCATCACTTAAttcaaattacaaaatttattacagtgttaaatttttaatagactttttcaaaatattttaatttaccaCCAAtatctttttcttcttcttttttcccTTCTTTCTAGTCCACTGACATTTTTGGTCATATCTTGGatacatttttaattgctttaattttatgtttattgttcGAATCGCCTATACACGCTTTGGAACGCATATTAATGAGCAGTTTCCGTAAGACTACAAATATATCTACCAAAAATAATtcgaataataataatgataatcaAACACCGAGTACTTCAGAAGAACAAGTAGCTTAATTTCTAagatattaaaactaaacattttctttttagtaaCAAAGAAAATCTCATATTGTgataattacatattttctgaattgttatatattattttctattttaattcatttcactattttatttaacacttgccttttattataatttataatcacTCTTCATCCTATCAtactttatataaacaaattttgggtTTAAATGTCACATCTTATTCTCTTTTAGTGAATAGTTAatcagattaaaaaaaaacttttcctgaAACAAGTTGCCCAGagtttaaacaacttttttagtGTAAACTTACTTAGAGTCTAAACAACTTCTCTAGTCAAAGGTTGCTTAGTGTATGAACaactttttagcaaaaatttgctGAGTTTGGACAATTACTCTAGTAAAGAGTTTTTCAATGTTTgattaactttttaattgaaatcaTGTCTAGCAaagacaaatttaataaaaatttggtcATCGTCTAAACAACTTTTCTCGTAAAAAGTTACTCAGactctgaacaactttttaagcaaaaaatctgATTAAATTTCTTGTAAAATGTTGCTCAGAGTCTGATCAACATTTATAGCAAAAAGTTGGTCAGAGTCTGATCAACATTTCTAGCAAAAAGTGGCTCAGGGTTTAATCaagttttctagtaaaaagttttttagagTCTGATCAcgttttctagtaaaaagttgtttagaGTCTGATCAtgttttctagtaaaaagttgtttagaGCCTTATCAAGTTTTcaagtaaaaagttgctcaaagtatgatcaatatttctagtaaaaagttgttcagatccTCATCAACATTTCCAGTAAAAAGTCTTATCAACATTTCTAGTATaaagttgctcagagtctgattaagttttctagtaaaaagttggtCAGAATCTGATCAATATTTACAGTCAATAGTTACTCAGAGTCTCATCAACATTtccaaagaaaagtttttaagaatCTTATCAacatttctagtaaaaagttgctcagagtctgaataagatttctagtaaaaagttgttcagagtCTTATCAACATTTCTAGTAAAATGTTGCTCAGTCTGATCAACTTTTATCGTAAAATATTGCTCAGAGTGTGATAATATTTTCTAGTTAAAAGTAGTTTAGAGTCTGATTAATATTtcaagtaaaaagttttttacagtcttatcaacatttttagtaaaatgttgCTCAGAGTTCGATCAACATTTCCTGTAAATTGTTGCTCAGAGTCTGATAAACTTCCTATTaaagtttctaataaaaagttgctcagagttTGATTAACATTTTCagtaaaaagttgttcaaaaTCTTAttaacttttctagtaaaaagttgctctgagtATCATCAACATTTCCAGTAAATTGTTGGTGAGAGTTTGATccacttttctagtaaaaagttgcttaaaGTCTGATCAACATTTCCAGTAAAATGTTGCTCAGAGTTTGATCAACATTTCCAGTAAAATGTTGCTCAGAgtatgatcaacttttctagtcTTATCAACATTTTTAGTAAAGAATTGCCcaatattagtaaaaaaattatcagaatACCATCAACTTTTCTAGCAAAGAgtgataaattttttaagtaaaaagtagCTCAGAGCCTAATCAAAATTTCTAGTAAAAAATTGCTCAGTCTGATCTACTTTTATCGCTAAAAGTTCTTCAGAGTCTCATCagcttttctagtaaaaaattGTTCAGAGTCCGAGcatcttttctaaaaaaatgttgctTAAAGACTggtaaattgtttaagaaaaaagtagcTCAATGTCTAATACacatttctagtaaaaagtttcTAAGTCCGATCAActtctgtagaaaaaaattgctcagagcctgatcaacttttctagtaaaaaaatCTCAGAGTTTGATCAGTTTTTCTAGTAGAAAGAAGATCAGTATCTGATCaacatttctattaaaaaagttgttcagattctgataaACTCCTTGTTGCACTAATAAAATGACAATCCTAATAAAATGACAATTCTTTCAGTTAAAAAGTTCTTCAGAACTTTGAAgaactttctttaaaatatgattAACTATTATAAAGAATAATGCTTTGTTTCTGAACAGATTCTAAAcaagttttctacaaaaaagttcTATCCTATAAGTTTTTCAAAACttagaaaatttcttcataATTCCAACAGTTGATCGTAAGCTCATtaactttttcattctttttcatTTCGATAACATTTTCACTCATCACTAATTATTCAACATAACCACAATTTAAATATGTCAAAAATAGTAATAAGTTCGATTTTAAATAAGCATTTTAAGGGATGAGTTCGTTAAACAAAAGTGgctgaaatttgtttaatttttattgtaattctcttattatttaagaattttgtatataattataatcCTACGCGACCTATTTTTGATTAATGTAAGGTTTTtggaactaaactataaaattttgttttcagatgtaaatatttgtaaggATGCTTGTTTGaatgtgtaaaatttataaaataaaattgttaaattttgttttgtttaatttaagagaaagaaattaaacttatgttgcaaataaattggacaaatatttgatagatgTGAACGTACTTAAATCGATCATATGCAAGATTAACCAAATTTTGCAGAAATGATAAATTGTtaccaacattttttttgtgaatttttattatttaaaaacgatttatttattcaaaatcttCTAAATGTAAATGATACAGAATCATCTGAAATATATATGTAGCCACCAAAAAGGAATGAaagaaacatataaaaatttatctgGATGTTAGTATAAATTTGGTTCATATTAGGAAAGCTATGTCAGTCCATATAAAGGGGATGTCTTTTATATTTCGATAATGGCAGGAAAAAAgggtaaacaaaaaaattaatcatcTGATAAAGGTCTTCGACGACGTCTATAGGGTAGAGCATCCTCTTCAGATGGTTTTTTCTCTACGGGGGGAGGTGTAGGTGGTGGAGGTGTTTCAGGGCGCTTTTTTACTTCTTCGGCTTCGCTAATTTCTTCCTCTTCTTCATCTTCTTCCACCTCTACTTCTTCCTCCTCTTTAATGGTGGCATTCGTTTCTTTTTCAGGTATTTCTAATGAACTGCGTcgttttagtaaatatttctgTTCTTCCTCCTCGGGATCAGAACCCCAAATGTTATCGGGTGGTTCAGGAGTGTCACTTGTTACATGTTCACTGGGTTCTTCAGAAGCTTCGGAGGGATCAGCACCCGAAATTGGCTCCGTTTCCTCAGAATCATGATGAGAGCGTTCTATAAAAATGCGATTAACCAGCAAACGACGTATATTTTGTGAAGGTATATCGATAAGGAATGAAACCAGAATAGTGCccacaaatatttgaaaaatttcctgGACATTGATCtgcagaaaaatattaaaaaaataaaacaatttcgaTAAATAACAGCTTTTCGCATTATACCCACCAAATTACTAATATGAAATTTATCCGATTCCTTAATTTCAGCCGTATTATATAAAACCACTATATACATAACCAATTGCATGGGAAACACTAAACGAGATATAACCAATATTGGTCTCGATGATAGCAAAAATCTTATAATGGAATTTTCACTTTTcggaaacataaaaataaaccaacatAAACTCAGACCAAAAACCAAAGGACACCACGAAGCATAAGAGGCAGCATCGGAGGAATTGTAAATGAAATCTGTACGCATTCCCGCTGATGGTGACCACAAACACCACGATATACCAAGACAAGCTAAAATCCAACCAAATGGTATCATCTCTGGCGTTAGATCTATAACACCTTGATTGGTTCGTTGAAAAATACCAGCACCTATTCCCAAAAGATAAGTAGTAGCACGACTAATGGGCGATGAATACAATATATTGGCAGTACGATAAAATTTGCTAACACTACAGGAGGAGAGAATGTtggtgttaaaaataaatttcattagtttaattacattttaacttACTTTATGCCATGGAATAATGTCATGGATAAATGTTCTTTATTAGTTCGTGAAAATCTTGCGGCCACAGACATAGCGTGTAATGCTCCATATACAAAGAAACCAGCATCAGAGTCAGTGTAAAACAACCATACTATTAGAGGTCCCAAAATATAGAGTTGTACCTCTAAGGCCAGTTGTATGGTGGAGGGTGAgcactttaaatataaatgaaatttgtgATACATTTTAATTCGTTAGAAATCTCTTCAAAATCTCCTAATGTTTCTAAaatcagaatctgaacaacttttctagtaaaaagttggtcagaatctaaacaacttttctagtaaaaagttggtcagaatctaaacaacttttttagtaaaaagttggtcagaatctgaacaacttttctagtaaaaagttggtcagaatctgaacaacttttctagtaaaaagttggtcagaatctgaacaacttttttattaaaaagttggtcCGAATCTgaacaattttgttatttccTGTAAAACGGAGTTATCTACATACCGTCTCTTCAAAATCGATTGCATTCTGTAAACTCAATAAATTACGCCACCACTGATCATCACATAAACGTGAATTTTGTCCCACAATATTGGTCCACAAAGGACCCGAACTCAAATAAGGTAAAATCCAAGTttgaaaacaaatcaataaataaactgTAGGTAAATATCtgaaaataattcgaaatatcaaatattaaatTGGAGAAACAATTTTATGTATTACCCACCGACTAAGTTTCGAACCCAAAcgttttaataaatgtatataagatTTTTGTTCCATTTCCTCAGACAGCTGATAGGCCGACAAGAATCCACTTATTAATAGTAAAATATCAGCATAAATCATGGGTGAACGAATCAAAACACTTAGGGGATGATCTAGTGTACGCACGAGTTGATCACGATTTATTATTGGCATATGGCCAATCATTAAGAATTTCAAACACAAATACAACATAAAAGTGGCGGCAATTTTAAGCACGTGAAAGACAGGAAATTGTACATCATAAGTATCGGGTGATAATAAGATGTTAAAGGTGCGTTGGGGAgaaaaagatttgaaaatttctaaagcCAATTGATTAAGAGATAGATTTTCTGCAAGTAGAGaaatacaatgaaaaaaatttataaacaaaagtttattaatatgtttgttatgtttttttttcttgaaaatatcACCTGTTGAATCTTCTGCACATTCTTCTGTTTCATTCTCTTTGGGGGATTCTTCTTCTTCCCCTTTTGGGTTTTCAGCTGCCGTAGTTTCTTTAGATTCTGCTTCTTGTTCTGCTgtggtttctttatttttctcctCTTTTCCCTCGGGTTTTTCTTCTATTGCTTCTTCTGGcttcttttctagttttttcttaattgtttctattaaacttttaataatttttacaattttgtccAAAATTGGTTTTATTAAACTCCAATGTTCCCACATTATACTAGCAATAGCCAATAAAATTAAGCCCGTGATATATAAACTGTAGAAAAATAtggttttaaaattaactttttttttaaaattaaacattttttaaatgcaacTTACAATGTAGCGCAAaactttttatcttttttcattagttttataaactttttactaTGTTTCACATAGCAATCATTGTCATTGACTTCAACGTGAAATTCTATGCCCGACGAGTTATACGCCTGTAGGCTGGACTGCAACATATCCTGTACAACTTCACCAGAACAGCCACTGGGTACACAAACTCCCCAATTGGCTACGCCATAGCGGGGTATAAAATGACTAGgctgtaattaatttattaaaaaatatggaaTTTAGACAActtatctttaattttaaagcattttaactCACATTTCCCAAATGACTATTAAATAAACCTCTTCCATGCAACATGTGTACGGGTACTTTAAGTTCTGCTATGCCTGCTTGTGTTTCAATATGAGCCAAACAATATTTGCCTCTTATACGGACCTGTTGGGAAGCACTTACTTTCACTATTGTTTTAATGCCAGTACACACGCCAAAGTCACCAAATTGATTAATGTTGCCTCGCAATAAGCCAGTGCCAACTTTTCCAGTAGAGTCCAAcactaaattacaaaaattgttgGTAAAAAGTTGTTCAAGTAAAATACTGATCagcttttaaaaagttgttcaaTCAAAAGACTGATCGGATTTGTACCTATTTTCTTATAAAGTGATGATCAGATCTTTTTAGCAAAGTGTTGATCCGATTCTGAACAAcgtttctagtaaaaagttgcgtAGAGATTGAACAACATTTCTGGTAAAAAGTTACttagaatctgaacaacttttctagtaaaaagatACTAAGTTTGAACAACTACAAAATTGCTCATCTTCGGAAGAACATTCCTCGTGAAAAGGTACTCAGAGTCTGATAACATTTCAAGCAAAAAGTCTAATTAACTTTGTAGTAAAAAGTTTCTCACAacctgaacaacttttctagtacaAAGTTACTCccaatatgaacaacttttttagtaaaaagtagCTCACAATCTGAAAaactttctagtaaaaagttgctcacaatctgaacaactttctagtaaaaagttgctcacaATCTAAACaactgaacaacttttctagtaaaaagttgctcacagtctgaacaacttttctagtaaaaagttgcttaCAATCTGAGCTACTTTGTAGTAAAAAGTTGCTTTTAGCAGAAACAAcgtttctagtaaaaagttgcgttcaatctaaacaaatttttggtaaaaagttgctcacaatctcaaaaatttttctagtaaaaagttgcttacaatctaaacaacttttctagtaaaaagttgctcacaatctgaacaacttttctagtaaaaagttgctcacagtctgaacaacttttctagtaaaaagttacTTACAATCTGAACtactttctagtaaaaagttgttttagcAGAAACAAcgtttctagtaaaaagttgcgttcaatctaaacaaatttttggtaaaaagttgctcacaatctcaacaacttttctactAAAAAGTTACTTACAATCTGAACtactttctagtaaaaagttgctcacaCTCTGAataacttttctagtaaaaagttgctttTATTAGAAACAAcgtttctagtaaaaagttgccttcaatctaaacaatttttctagtaaaattttGGTTCTACAATCTGGAGAATTTCACAATCTGAACAATTCGGaaaaaaactattgtaaaaAGTTATTCATCCAACTTACTTTGCAATGTCCACAATTTATGGCCTCTCAATTGtctttgaaatatttgtagTTGCTGGCGACATTCCGTTTCCGAAACTTCCGAAGGTTTTATGACAAAATTTGGCAGGGTACGTATGAGGATATCAAAACTTTCTTGGCTCATAGCCTGTTCTAAACTGGCATCATCACCATCACTGCCACCACCAGCACTAGTATCATAACGTTTTTTGGATGATTTAGTTGGAGAAGATTTTGGCATACTAATCGGTTTTGGTGGTTTTCCTATGGGAAAAAGACTATTAAATGGCCAACGATTGAAATAGTCTAGCCAATTTTCACCGCTACTCTCAGCTGCAGAAACATTTTCTTCTTCGGATTCAGTAGGATCTGCCCTTAAGCGGCCTGTTCTTTCTCCCAGCCACATTATCCAGTCAATAATGCCATTCGATTTTGTAGTTTCTTCTTTAGAGTCAGAGCGTTCTCGACTTTCTTTggaactttttttacttttaatacttTCATCGGTCTCATCACTACCACCACCGAAGAGTCCGCCAAAAATGTTACCAAAAAATGATGTAGAACTCTCTTTGCTTGTCTTTTCCTCAGATAGTCTagtacttgttatttttttctctgcTTTACGAGcccttttaaattgaaattcttcCTCTTCGTCATCGTTGTTTTCACTATTCAGCGAAGCAGCACGATCACGTTGTGAATCATTTTCCTCTTCGTCGTCTTCATCATCAGCCCTTTCGTTGGTGGCATTATCATCAATCTCTTCTCCTGCTAGATTCTCATTAGTGTCATCATTTACATTCTCCACATCACCATCTTCCTCCTCTTCATCGTCCACTTCAACACGttctattttatgaaatttgaatttcttttgTAGAGTATGTTTCTTGCTGATCTTTCGCAGATTAGCTGAGGCATCCGCAGACACATCCTTGGCCTTACTATCATCTCCACCACCACCCCAACCAAACGAGAGTTCTTGAGAAGGTGGCAAAAATGCTAGAAATATCAAcagcaatataaataataaactctTGCTATATTTCTGCGATCCCCTGGGCATTTTTCACCACTCTATCAATTCACTttcatttgttgattttttttgtgaaattactttatttattgtaatttattaatattcgtttttgctactttttaaagttttattaaaattatataaaaatttactttgaattcctcataattttgtaaaataaaattcatacaaaaattctttttaggcaaaaaaattctaaaaatatgcACTTTTTTCTCGTATACAAaaaatgtgtgtgtgagtgttagTATCttgtgtatttaaattttttatttttttgaatgtcCGTTCGGTTCGAAATTGTCGCTGTAACTAAAAATTACACTGTCTAATATTCGCACAAGTTGTGCCAAAATATTGCACAAATGTTTATGTCAAAATCTTGTCAAAAGTTTTGTATGTCTACAAAGTGCATTTTGATATTTCGAAAAATATCTTCTTGACTGTCAGGTTGTGAGTGTGCGAAGATGGGTAGTGTTTTCtagttaaaaagttgtttatataTTGATCTtaaaagacaactttttagtagaaaagttgatcagaatctgaacaaatttttattagaaaagttgatcagaatctgaacaattttttactagaaaagttgatcataatctgaacaactttttactagaaaagttcatcagaatctgaacaactttttactagaaaagttcatcagaatctgaacaactttttactagaaaagttcatcagaatctgaacaactttttactagaaaagttgatcagaatctgaacaactttttactagaaaagttgatcagaatctgaacaactttttactagaaaagttgatcagaatctgaacaactttttactagaaaagtcgatcagaatctgaacaactttttactagaaaagttgatcagaatctgaacaactttttactagaaaagttgattaGAATCTAATCAACTTTctactagaaaagttgatcagaatctgaacaactttttactagaaaagttgattaGAATCTAATCAACTTTctactagaaaagttgattagaatctgaacaactttttactagaaaagttaattagaatctgaacaactttttactagaaaagttaattagaatctgaacaactttttactagaaaagttgatcagaatctgaacaactttttactagaaaagttcatcagaatctgaacaactttttactagaaaagttgatcagaatctgaacaactttttactagaaaagttgattagaatctgaacaactttttactagaaaagttgattaGAATCTAATCAACTTTCTACTATAAAAGTTGAttagaatctgaacaactttataatataatttagctTCAATTTCATTActgttttcaatttatttgctAGAATAGTTGATGAGAATCTGAGAACTTTTTTCCGGAAAAgttctttagaatattaaatcgttaaaattcttattgagtttgtttaatttattaaaaaaaaaatcaatggaattattttttgttttttatattcatttcaagcgattccaaaaatttattggatttttttaaaaaaaggaacaaattaaaatgttacattgaaaaaatattaaaattttgtggtaaaagaacaataatattaaaaaaacataaaacttcaCTCCAAAGTTATGCAGAATTCttattaaaatgctaaaatatttttcaaagaaaatcaataataaaaaaattcaaaaactacacattaaaacaataaaaacatcaaTAATAAGATACATGcacattaatgaaaataaaatatttaaatcaatcaATTCATATTTAAGTAGATAAACCAAAATTATTTTGAGGAATAGACATAAATTGTCCAGGAGCCAATGTAAAGGAAGGAGCTATAGATGCTGGCATATTGGTAAAATAGGAAGGTTGTGTTTGtacttgctgttgttgttggtgttgagATGTTACAGCAAAgtattgttgttgatgttgtggtATATGCTGCGGTGCTTGATGGTATTGCATTAGACAAGCAACATTATTTGTGGTTACAGCTGGCACGGTTGTATGATAATTGCTTTGAAATTTCGACTGATGTTCGGAGACTTGTGTAGTTGCAGGTGTTGGGACCATGGTAGCATTGAAGCAAACCTCTGGCTGCTTTATGGATTCGTTATAAGAACAGCCAGTTAACCATAGGGGAGGCGATAAAATACGCTGAGCCGGATGATAATATTTGCAACCACCAAATTGTATATGACTTAAATTGTGGCTGACCACCGAACGTG is part of the Lucilia cuprina isolate Lc7/37 chromosome 3, ASM2204524v1, whole genome shotgun sequence genome and harbors:
- the LOC111687402 gene encoding uncharacterized protein LOC111687402 isoform X1 → MPRGSQKYSKSLLFILLLIFLAFLPPSQELSFGWGGGGDDSKAKDVSADASANLRKISKKHTLQKKFKFHKIERVEVDDEEEEDGDVENVNDDTNENLAGEEIDDNATNERADDEDDEEENDSQRDRAASLNSENNDDEEEEFQFKRARKAEKKITSTRLSEEKTSKESSTSFFGNIFGGLFGGGSDETDESIKSKKSSKESRERSDSKEETTKSNGIIDWIMWLGERTGRLRADPTESEEENVSAAESSGENWLDYFNRWPFNSLFPIGKPPKPISMPKSSPTKSSKKRYDTSAGGGSDGDDASLEQAMSQESFDILIRTLPNFVIKPSEVSETECRQQLQIFQRQLRGHKLWTLQMLDSTGKVGTGLLRGNINQFGDFGVCTGIKTIVKVSASQQVRIRGKYCLAHIETQAGIAELKVPVHMLHGRGLFNSHLGNPSHFIPRYGVANWGVCVPSGCSGEVVQDMLQSSLQAYNSSGIEFHVEVNDNDCYVKHSKKFIKLMKKDKKFCATFLYITGLILLAIASIMWEHWSLIKPILDKIVKIIKSLIETIKKKLEKKPEEAIEEKPEGKEEKNKETTAEQEAESKETTAAENPKGEEEESPKENETEECAEDSTGDIFKKKKHNKHINKLLFINFFHCISLLAENLSLNQLALEIFKSFSPQRTFNILLSPDTYDVQFPVFHVLKIAATFMLYLCLKFLMIGHMPIINRDQLVRTLDHPLSVLIRSPMIYADILLLISGFLSAYQLSEEMEQKSYIHLLKRLGSKLSRYLPTVYLLICFQTWILPYLSSGPLWTNIVGQNSRLCDDQWWRNLLSLQNAIDFEETCSPSTIQLALEVQLYILGPLIVWLFYTDSDAGFFVYGALHAMSVAARFSRTNKEHLSMTLFHGINVSKFYRTANILYSSPISRATTYLLGIGAGIFQRTNQGVIDLTPEMIPFGWILACLGISWCLWSPSAGMRTDFIYNSSDAASYASWCPLVFGLSLCWFIFMFPKSENSIIRFLLSSRPILVISRLVFPMQLVMYIVVLYNTAEIKESDKFHISNLINVQEIFQIFVGTILVSFLIDIPSQNIRRLLVNRIFIERSHHDSEETEPISGADPSEASEEPSEHVTSDTPEPPDNIWGSDPEEEEQKYLLKRRSSLEIPEKETNATIKEEEEVEVEEDEEEEEISEAEEVKKRPETPPPPTPPPVEKKPSEEDALPYRRRRRPLSDD
- the LOC111687402 gene encoding uncharacterized protein LOC111687402 isoform X2 codes for the protein MPRGSQKYSKSLLFILLLIFLAFLPPSQELSFGWGGGGDDSKAKDVSADASANLRKISKKHTLQKKFKFHKIERVEVDDEEEEDGDVENVNDDTNENLAGEEIDDNATNERADDEDDEEENDSQRDRAASLNSENNDDEEEEFQFKRARKAEKKITSTRLSEEKTSKESSTSFFGNIFGGLFGGGSDETDESIKSKKSSKESRERSDSKEETTKSNGIIDWIMWLGERTGRLRADPTESEEENVSAAESSGENWLDYFNRWPFNSLFPIGKPPKPISMPKSSPTKSSKKRYDTSAGGGSDGDDASLEQAMSQESFDILIRTLPNFVIKPSEVSETECRQQLQIFQRQLRGHKLWTLQMLDSTGKVGTGLLRGNINQFGDFGVCTGIKTIVKVSASQQVRIRGKYCLAHIETQAGIAELKVPVHMLHGRGLFNSHLGNPSHFIPRYGVANWGVCVPSGCSGEVVQDMLQSSLQAYNSSGIEFHVEVNDNDCYVKHSKKFIKLMKKDKKFCATFLYITGLILLAIASIMWEHWSLIKPILDKIVKIIKSLIETIKKKLEKKPEEAIEEKPEGKEEKNKETTAEQEAESKETTAAENPKGEEEESPKENETEECAEDSTENLSLNQLALEIFKSFSPQRTFNILLSPDTYDVQFPVFHVLKIAATFMLYLCLKFLMIGHMPIINRDQLVRTLDHPLSVLIRSPMIYADILLLISGFLSAYQLSEEMEQKSYIHLLKRLGSKLSRYLPTVYLLICFQTWILPYLSSGPLWTNIVGQNSRLCDDQWWRNLLSLQNAIDFEETCSPSTIQLALEVQLYILGPLIVWLFYTDSDAGFFVYGALHAMSVAARFSRTNKEHLSMTLFHGINVSKFYRTANILYSSPISRATTYLLGIGAGIFQRTNQGVIDLTPEMIPFGWILACLGISWCLWSPSAGMRTDFIYNSSDAASYASWCPLVFGLSLCWFIFMFPKSENSIIRFLLSSRPILVISRLVFPMQLVMYIVVLYNTAEIKESDKFHISNLINVQEIFQIFVGTILVSFLIDIPSQNIRRLLVNRIFIERSHHDSEETEPISGADPSEASEEPSEHVTSDTPEPPDNIWGSDPEEEEQKYLLKRRSSLEIPEKETNATIKEEEEVEVEEDEEEEEISEAEEVKKRPETPPPPTPPPVEKKPSEEDALPYRRRRRPLSDD